Part of the Candidatus Cloacimonadota bacterium genome is shown below.
TTCTCTCTTTATGAATGATTTCATAATGCCAGAAATATTTCATAAAAAAACGGACTGAAGTTGTAATAATTGAATAAGTTATTCTTTTATTTTTCATTTTTTACAATCTCCATCAGGAAAGAAACTTGCTCAGAAATCGACATTTTGCTCGTATTGACAATAATTGCATCAGGTACTTTTTTCAAAGGAGCGATTTTGCGTGTCGAATCATTTTTATCCCGCCAGATCAATTCCTTTTCAACTTCTTCTAAAACAAGCTCTTCACCTTTTTCTTTAGCTTCTATCCATCTTCGATAAGCTCGTGTTTTAACATCTGCATCCATATAAAATTTAAAATCAGCATCGGGAAAAACAACAG
Proteins encoded:
- a CDS encoding cytidylate kinase, which encodes VVFPDADFKFYMDADVKTRAYRRWIEAKEKGEELVLEEVEKELIWRDKNDSTRKIAPLKKVPDAIIVNTSKMSISEQVSFLMEIVKNEK